One window from the genome of Amphiprion ocellaris isolate individual 3 ecotype Okinawa chromosome 23, ASM2253959v1, whole genome shotgun sequence encodes:
- the gigyf1a gene encoding GRB10-interacting GYF protein 1 isoform X5 yields MTAETLNFGPEWLRALSSGGSVTSPPPSPAMPKYKLAEYRYGREEMLALYIKDNKVPEDMQDKEFAAILQDEPMQPLALVPLTEEEQRNFSMSVNSVAVLRLMGKGVSGAAPAGVVRGRGATRGGRGRGRGEGGFYQRSIEDAEVGFGRSVREIHRSQSWDDRGERRFEKPLRREVGRPGFEETGGPGGPGRKEYTRADSDNWRTLREEQEEDEGEPGSNWRLAGPRRDDGGPRSAGWRDHSGPGESRRRKFDFDFRDSEGHGGGRRRAGSEGLEDDRDGLPEWCTDEEDGEMGTFDSSGAFMPMKKGGKETILEEELEFKGIEEEEDEEDSLADTERNSAEGDKEKESKEAISAVGDGETKPASPSSSPPAHCTPPSLESLPSNAGQVVDNTQLSNSHSVKANSTPGEDVASMGASKAQLSPSTATSSSLPPPPPSSAAPLLPPSGGDTEDDEGMKHLQQEAEKMVASLQDTSLEEECFTQALQQQESRNTAAALPLNHEAAMKWFYKDPQGEIQGPFTTVEMCEWFQAGYFTMTLLVKRGCDEGFQPLGDVIKMWGRVPFAPGPSPPPLLVRQLPPTQRPQPNRGPAGTGNLDQERLKKQQELAAAALYQQLQQQQLFQLINRCSEQGMMPSMNRSMSVPDTGSMWDMHTSASQPSGGEASLWDITMNPSTQGPTLEQLQKLQQERRDAELRAKREEEEQRKRREEKRRQQEEQKRREEEELFRRKQCRQQQELIMKLLQQTPQQQGPGAGGSSWSGASSSGLSKAGKPPALALLEMQQEAERLLKQQQQRAQQQRDRHPGMSMGSSSMGGQWVDGVGMWGGPGGMEGKGGSGGSSGSMGMWDEGVKNQTGLRGNSNNNMGLKNSRSSPSLSDQYMMRRKRTEEEEKLLKLLQGMKPQDGFTTWCEQMLHALNTSANNSSSSLDVATIVAYLKEVESPYAVLDFIRSYLGDTVEAKEFAKQFLERRAKQKANQQRQQQQLSKEVAGLNMNFPLQDSMRGMNPSTLQSMFQANHMSKAGLYDNQGGKMKKKQPMMLHSDPSILGYSFHNTGECLSLNEMEMVEDY; encoded by the exons ATGACTGCTGAGACTCTTAACTTCGGCCCAGAATG GCTTCGTGCACTGTCCAGTGGGGGGAGTGTGACGTCCCCCCCTCCTTCCCCCGCCATGCCAAAGTACAAGCTGGCCGAGTACCGCTACGGCCGAGAGGAGATGTTAGCACTTTATATCAAAGACAACAAG GTCCCAGAGGACATGCAGGATAAGGAGTTTGCTGCTATTCTGCAAGATGAGCCCATGCAGCCACTGGCACTGGTGCCTCTCACTGAGGAGGAGCAG AGGAACTTCTCCATGTCTGTGAACAGTGTGGCAGTGCTGAGGCTCATGGGAAAAGGAGTGAGTGGGGCTGCCCCAGCTGGAGTGGTCCGTGGACGAGGGGCCACGCGAGGTGGTCGAG GTCGAGGCCGTGGTGAAGGTGGATTCTACCAAAGAAGTATTGAAGATGCAGAGGTGGGTTTCGGCCGCAGCGTCCGGGAGATACACCGCAGCCAGAGCTGGGACGACCG GGGTGAGCGTCGATTTGAGAAGCCGCTACGGCGGGAGGTGGGGCGTCCTGGCTTTGAAGAAACTGGAGGTCCCGGGGGTCCAGGGAGGAAGGAGTACACAAGGGCTGACAGTGATAACTGGCGCACCCTCcgggaggagcaggaggaggacgagggggAGCCAGGCAGCAACTGGAGACTTGCTGGGCCCCGCAGGGATG ATGGTGGTCCTCGCTCAGCGGGCTGGCGGGACCACAGTGGTCCAGGGGAAAGTCGTCGGAGGAAGTTTGATTTCGACTTCCGGGACTCTGAGGGTCATGGTGGCGGCCGCCGACGTGCAGGCAGCGAGGGACTAGAGGATGACAGGGACGGCCTGCCCGAGTGGTGTACAGATGAGGAGGATGGGGAGATGGGCACTTTTGATTCCTCTGGAGCTTTCATGCCGATGAAG AAGGGTGGCAAGGAGACAATCCTGGAGGAGGAGTTGGAGTTTAAGGGGattgaggaagaggaggatgaggaggacagcCTTgctgacacagaaagaaacagtgCTGAAGGAGACAAAGAAAAGG AGAGTAAAGAAGCCATCTCTGCTGTAGGGGATGGCGAGACAAAGCCAGCatcaccctcctcttctcctccagcccactgcacCCCTCCATCTCTGGAGTCCCTACCTAGCAATGCTGGTCAAGTGGTGGACAACACTCAGCTGAGCAACAGCCACTCTGTCAAGGCCAACAGCACGCCTGGCGAAG ACGTTGCTTCCATGGGGGCCTCCAAGGCCCAGCTGAGCCCCAGCACCGCCACCTCCTCCAGCCTGCCTCCCCCACctccttcctctgctgctcctctcctccctccatctggAGGAGACACCGAGGATGATGAAGGCATGAAACACCTGCAGCAG gAGGCAGAAAAGATGGTGGCATCACTGCAGGACACCTCTTTGGAGGAGGAGTGTTTCACCCAggctctgcagcagcaggagagcagaaacacagcagctgctctGCCGCTAAATCATGAGGCCGCCATGAAGTGGTTCTACAAGGACCCCCAGGGAGAGATCCAGG GCCCTTTTACAACTGTGGAGATGTGCGAGTGGTTCCAGGCTGGCTACTTCACCATGACCCTGCTGGTGAAGCGGGGCTGTGATGAGGGCTTCCAACCCCTGGGGGACGTCATCAAGATGTGGGGCCGTGTTCCCTTCGCCCCAGGGCCCTCCCCGCCGCCCCTGCTGGTGAGACAGCTACCACCAACGCAGCGCCCGCAGCCCAACCGGGGGCCCGCCGGGACT GGAAACCTGGACCAGGAGCGCCTGAAAAAGCAACAGGagctggcagcagcagctctttatCAACAgctccaacagcagcagctattCCAGCTCATTAACAG GTGCAGTGAGCAGGGTATGATGCCTTCGATGAACAGGTCGATGTCAGTGCCAGATACAGGGTCCATGTGGGACATGCATACCTCAGCTTCACAGCCATCAG GCGGTGAAGCCAGTCTTTGGGACATAACAATGAATCCTTCTACTCAGGGTCCAACTCTCGAACAGCTTCAGAAG CTCCAGCAAGAGAGGCGAGACGCTGAACTCAGGGCGAAGcgtgaggaggaggagcagcgtaAACgaagggaggagaagaggaggcaACAAGAGGAGCAGAAAcggagggaggaagaagagctCTTCAGGCGCAAGCAG TGTCGTCAGCAGCAGGAACTGATCATGAAATTGCTGCAGCAGACCCCCCAGCAGCAGGGACCTGGGGCAGGTGGCTCAAGTTGGAGCGGGGCTTCCTCCTCAGGGCTCAGTAAGGCAGGAAAGCCCCCGGCTCTGGCTCTGCTGGAAATGCAGCAAGAGGCAGAGAGGCtcctgaaacagcagcagcagagagcccagcagcagagagacCGC cACCCTGGTATGTCGATGGGCAGCTCCTCCATGGGAGGGCAGTGGGTGGATGGCGTTGGCATGTGGGGTGGGCCAGGCGGTATGGAGGGAAAGGGTGGTAGTGGAGGGTCTTCAGGCAGTATGGGCATGTGGGATGAGGGTGTGAAGAACCAGACCGGCCTGCGtggaaacagcaacaacaacatggGCTTGAAGAACAGCCGCAGCAGCCCCTCACTCAG TGATCAGTACATGATGCGTCGTAAGcggacggaggaggaggagaagctgctgaagctgctgcagggcATGAAGCCTCAGGACGGCTTCACCACCTGGTGTGAACAGATGCTGCACGCTCTCAACACCTCTGCCaacaactcctcctcctctctggatG TTGCCACAATTGTGGCATACCTGAAGGAGGTGGAGTCTCCCTATGCAGTGCTGGATTTCATCCGGTCCTACCTAGGGGACACAGTGGAAGCCAAAGAGTTCGCCAAACAGTTTCTGGAGCGACGTGCCAAACAGAAAGCCAACCAACAGAGACAGCAGCAACAG TTATCAAAGGAAGTGGCTGGATTGAACATGAACTTCCCTCTGCAG GACTCAATGCGAGGTATGAATCCAAGCACGCTGCAGTCCATGTTTCAGGCCAACCACATGAGCAAGGCTGGTCTCTATGACAACCAGGGggggaagatgaagaagaaacagCCCATGATGCTGCACTCTGATCCCAGCATCTTAG GGTACTCATTCCACAACACGGGCGAGTGTCTGAGCCTGAATGAGATGGAGATGGTGGAGGATTACTGA
- the gigyf1a gene encoding GRB10-interacting GYF protein 1 isoform X6, with translation MTAETLNFGPEWLRALSSGGSVTSPPPSPAMPKYKLAEYRYGREEMLALYIKDNKVPEDMQDKEFAAILQDEPMQPLALVPLTEEEQRNFSMSVNSVAVLRLMGKGVSGAAPAGVVRGRGATRGGRGRGRGEGGFYQRSIEDAEVGFGRSVREIHRSQSWDDRGERRFEKPLRREVGRPGFEETGGPGGPGRKEYTRADSDNWRTLREEQEEDEGEPGSNWRLAGPRRDDGGPRSAGWRDHSGPGESRRRKFDFDFRDSEGHGGGRRRAGSEGLEDDRDGLPEWCTDEEDGEMGTFDSSGAFMPMKKGGKETILEEELEFKGIEEEEDEEDSLADTERNSAEGDKEKESKEAISAVGDGETKPASPSSSPPAHCTPPSLESLPSNAGQVVDNTQLSNSHSVKANSTPGEDVASMGASKAQLSPSTATSSSLPPPPPSSAAPLLPPSGGDTEDDEGMKHLQQEAEKMVASLQDTSLEEECFTQALQQQESRNTAAALPLNHEAAMKWFYKDPQGEIQGPFTTVEMCEWFQAGYFTMTLLVKRGCDEGFQPLGDVIKMWGRVPFAPGPSPPPLLVRQLPPTQRPQPNRGPAGTGNLDQERLKKQQELAAAALYQQLQQQQLFQLINSEQGMMPSMNRSMSVPDTGSMWDMHTSASQPSGGEASLWDITMNPSTQGPTLEQLQKLQQERRDAELRAKREEEEQRKRREEKRRQQEEQKRREEEELFRRKQCRQQQELIMKLLQQTPQQQGPGAGGSSWSGASSSGLSKAGKPPALALLEMQQEAERLLKQQQQRAQQQRDRHPGMSMGSSSMGGQWVDGVGMWGGPGGMEGKGGSGGSSGSMGMWDEGVKNQTGLRGNSNNNMGLKNSRSSPSLSDQYMMRRKRTEEEEKLLKLLQGMKPQDGFTTWCEQMLHALNTSANNSSSSLDVATIVAYLKEVESPYAVLDFIRSYLGDTVEAKEFAKQFLERRAKQKANQQRQQQQLSKEVAGLNMNFPLQDSMRGMNPSTLQSMFQANHMSKAGLYDNQGGKMKKKQPMMLHSDPSILGYSFHNTGECLSLNEMEMVEDY, from the exons ATGACTGCTGAGACTCTTAACTTCGGCCCAGAATG GCTTCGTGCACTGTCCAGTGGGGGGAGTGTGACGTCCCCCCCTCCTTCCCCCGCCATGCCAAAGTACAAGCTGGCCGAGTACCGCTACGGCCGAGAGGAGATGTTAGCACTTTATATCAAAGACAACAAG GTCCCAGAGGACATGCAGGATAAGGAGTTTGCTGCTATTCTGCAAGATGAGCCCATGCAGCCACTGGCACTGGTGCCTCTCACTGAGGAGGAGCAG AGGAACTTCTCCATGTCTGTGAACAGTGTGGCAGTGCTGAGGCTCATGGGAAAAGGAGTGAGTGGGGCTGCCCCAGCTGGAGTGGTCCGTGGACGAGGGGCCACGCGAGGTGGTCGAG GTCGAGGCCGTGGTGAAGGTGGATTCTACCAAAGAAGTATTGAAGATGCAGAGGTGGGTTTCGGCCGCAGCGTCCGGGAGATACACCGCAGCCAGAGCTGGGACGACCG GGGTGAGCGTCGATTTGAGAAGCCGCTACGGCGGGAGGTGGGGCGTCCTGGCTTTGAAGAAACTGGAGGTCCCGGGGGTCCAGGGAGGAAGGAGTACACAAGGGCTGACAGTGATAACTGGCGCACCCTCcgggaggagcaggaggaggacgagggggAGCCAGGCAGCAACTGGAGACTTGCTGGGCCCCGCAGGGATG ATGGTGGTCCTCGCTCAGCGGGCTGGCGGGACCACAGTGGTCCAGGGGAAAGTCGTCGGAGGAAGTTTGATTTCGACTTCCGGGACTCTGAGGGTCATGGTGGCGGCCGCCGACGTGCAGGCAGCGAGGGACTAGAGGATGACAGGGACGGCCTGCCCGAGTGGTGTACAGATGAGGAGGATGGGGAGATGGGCACTTTTGATTCCTCTGGAGCTTTCATGCCGATGAAG AAGGGTGGCAAGGAGACAATCCTGGAGGAGGAGTTGGAGTTTAAGGGGattgaggaagaggaggatgaggaggacagcCTTgctgacacagaaagaaacagtgCTGAAGGAGACAAAGAAAAGG AGAGTAAAGAAGCCATCTCTGCTGTAGGGGATGGCGAGACAAAGCCAGCatcaccctcctcttctcctccagcccactgcacCCCTCCATCTCTGGAGTCCCTACCTAGCAATGCTGGTCAAGTGGTGGACAACACTCAGCTGAGCAACAGCCACTCTGTCAAGGCCAACAGCACGCCTGGCGAAG ACGTTGCTTCCATGGGGGCCTCCAAGGCCCAGCTGAGCCCCAGCACCGCCACCTCCTCCAGCCTGCCTCCCCCACctccttcctctgctgctcctctcctccctccatctggAGGAGACACCGAGGATGATGAAGGCATGAAACACCTGCAGCAG gAGGCAGAAAAGATGGTGGCATCACTGCAGGACACCTCTTTGGAGGAGGAGTGTTTCACCCAggctctgcagcagcaggagagcagaaacacagcagctgctctGCCGCTAAATCATGAGGCCGCCATGAAGTGGTTCTACAAGGACCCCCAGGGAGAGATCCAGG GCCCTTTTACAACTGTGGAGATGTGCGAGTGGTTCCAGGCTGGCTACTTCACCATGACCCTGCTGGTGAAGCGGGGCTGTGATGAGGGCTTCCAACCCCTGGGGGACGTCATCAAGATGTGGGGCCGTGTTCCCTTCGCCCCAGGGCCCTCCCCGCCGCCCCTGCTGGTGAGACAGCTACCACCAACGCAGCGCCCGCAGCCCAACCGGGGGCCCGCCGGGACT GGAAACCTGGACCAGGAGCGCCTGAAAAAGCAACAGGagctggcagcagcagctctttatCAACAgctccaacagcagcagctattCCAGCTCATTAACAG TGAGCAGGGTATGATGCCTTCGATGAACAGGTCGATGTCAGTGCCAGATACAGGGTCCATGTGGGACATGCATACCTCAGCTTCACAGCCATCAG GCGGTGAAGCCAGTCTTTGGGACATAACAATGAATCCTTCTACTCAGGGTCCAACTCTCGAACAGCTTCAGAAG CTCCAGCAAGAGAGGCGAGACGCTGAACTCAGGGCGAAGcgtgaggaggaggagcagcgtaAACgaagggaggagaagaggaggcaACAAGAGGAGCAGAAAcggagggaggaagaagagctCTTCAGGCGCAAGCAG TGTCGTCAGCAGCAGGAACTGATCATGAAATTGCTGCAGCAGACCCCCCAGCAGCAGGGACCTGGGGCAGGTGGCTCAAGTTGGAGCGGGGCTTCCTCCTCAGGGCTCAGTAAGGCAGGAAAGCCCCCGGCTCTGGCTCTGCTGGAAATGCAGCAAGAGGCAGAGAGGCtcctgaaacagcagcagcagagagcccagcagcagagagacCGC cACCCTGGTATGTCGATGGGCAGCTCCTCCATGGGAGGGCAGTGGGTGGATGGCGTTGGCATGTGGGGTGGGCCAGGCGGTATGGAGGGAAAGGGTGGTAGTGGAGGGTCTTCAGGCAGTATGGGCATGTGGGATGAGGGTGTGAAGAACCAGACCGGCCTGCGtggaaacagcaacaacaacatggGCTTGAAGAACAGCCGCAGCAGCCCCTCACTCAG TGATCAGTACATGATGCGTCGTAAGcggacggaggaggaggagaagctgctgaagctgctgcagggcATGAAGCCTCAGGACGGCTTCACCACCTGGTGTGAACAGATGCTGCACGCTCTCAACACCTCTGCCaacaactcctcctcctctctggatG TTGCCACAATTGTGGCATACCTGAAGGAGGTGGAGTCTCCCTATGCAGTGCTGGATTTCATCCGGTCCTACCTAGGGGACACAGTGGAAGCCAAAGAGTTCGCCAAACAGTTTCTGGAGCGACGTGCCAAACAGAAAGCCAACCAACAGAGACAGCAGCAACAG TTATCAAAGGAAGTGGCTGGATTGAACATGAACTTCCCTCTGCAG GACTCAATGCGAGGTATGAATCCAAGCACGCTGCAGTCCATGTTTCAGGCCAACCACATGAGCAAGGCTGGTCTCTATGACAACCAGGGggggaagatgaagaagaaacagCCCATGATGCTGCACTCTGATCCCAGCATCTTAG GGTACTCATTCCACAACACGGGCGAGTGTCTGAGCCTGAATGAGATGGAGATGGTGGAGGATTACTGA
- the gigyf1a gene encoding GRB10-interacting GYF protein 1 isoform X7: MTAETLNFGPEWLRALSSGGSVTSPPPSPAMPKYKLAEYRYGREEMLALYIKDNKVPEDMQDKEFAAILQDEPMQPLALVPLTEEEQRNFSMSVNSVAVLRLMGKGVSGAAPAGVVRGRGATRGGRGRGRGEGGFYQRSIEDAEVGFGRSVREIHRSQSWDDRGERRFEKPLRREVGRPGFEETGGPGGPGRKEYTRADSDNWRTLREEQEEDEGEPGSNWRLAGPRRDDGGPRSAGWRDHSGPGESRRRKFDFDFRDSEGHGGGRRRAGSEGLEDDRDGLPEWCTDEEDGEMGTFDSSGAFMPMKKGGKETILEEELEFKGIEEEEDEEDSLADTERNSAEGDKEKESKEAISAVGDGETKPASPSSSPPAHCTPPSLESLPSNAGQVVDNTQLSNSHSVKANSTPGEDVASMGASKAQLSPSTATSSSLPPPPPSSAAPLLPPSGGDTEDDEGMKHLQQEAEKMVASLQDTSLEEECFTQALQQQESRNTAAALPLNHEAAMKWFYKDPQGEIQGPFTTVEMCEWFQAGYFTMTLLVKRGCDEGFQPLGDVIKMWGRVPFAPGPSPPPLLGNLDQERLKKQQELAAAALYQQLQQQQLFQLINRCSEQGMMPSMNRSMSVPDTGSMWDMHTSASQPSGGEASLWDITMNPSTQGPTLEQLQKLQQERRDAELRAKREEEEQRKRREEKRRQQEEQKRREEEELFRRKQCRQQQELIMKLLQQTPQQQGPGAGGSSWSGASSSGLSKAGKPPALALLEMQQEAERLLKQQQQRAQQQRDRHPGMSMGSSSMGGQWVDGVGMWGGPGGMEGKGGSGGSSGSMGMWDEGVKNQTGLRGNSNNNMGLKNSRSSPSLSDQYMMRRKRTEEEEKLLKLLQGMKPQDGFTTWCEQMLHALNTSANNSSSSLDVATIVAYLKEVESPYAVLDFIRSYLGDTVEAKEFAKQFLERRAKQKANQQRQQQQLSKEVAGLNMNFPLQDSMRGMNPSTLQSMFQANHMSKAGLYDNQGGKMKKKQPMMLHSDPSILGYSFHNTGECLSLNEMEMVEDY; encoded by the exons ATGACTGCTGAGACTCTTAACTTCGGCCCAGAATG GCTTCGTGCACTGTCCAGTGGGGGGAGTGTGACGTCCCCCCCTCCTTCCCCCGCCATGCCAAAGTACAAGCTGGCCGAGTACCGCTACGGCCGAGAGGAGATGTTAGCACTTTATATCAAAGACAACAAG GTCCCAGAGGACATGCAGGATAAGGAGTTTGCTGCTATTCTGCAAGATGAGCCCATGCAGCCACTGGCACTGGTGCCTCTCACTGAGGAGGAGCAG AGGAACTTCTCCATGTCTGTGAACAGTGTGGCAGTGCTGAGGCTCATGGGAAAAGGAGTGAGTGGGGCTGCCCCAGCTGGAGTGGTCCGTGGACGAGGGGCCACGCGAGGTGGTCGAG GTCGAGGCCGTGGTGAAGGTGGATTCTACCAAAGAAGTATTGAAGATGCAGAGGTGGGTTTCGGCCGCAGCGTCCGGGAGATACACCGCAGCCAGAGCTGGGACGACCG GGGTGAGCGTCGATTTGAGAAGCCGCTACGGCGGGAGGTGGGGCGTCCTGGCTTTGAAGAAACTGGAGGTCCCGGGGGTCCAGGGAGGAAGGAGTACACAAGGGCTGACAGTGATAACTGGCGCACCCTCcgggaggagcaggaggaggacgagggggAGCCAGGCAGCAACTGGAGACTTGCTGGGCCCCGCAGGGATG ATGGTGGTCCTCGCTCAGCGGGCTGGCGGGACCACAGTGGTCCAGGGGAAAGTCGTCGGAGGAAGTTTGATTTCGACTTCCGGGACTCTGAGGGTCATGGTGGCGGCCGCCGACGTGCAGGCAGCGAGGGACTAGAGGATGACAGGGACGGCCTGCCCGAGTGGTGTACAGATGAGGAGGATGGGGAGATGGGCACTTTTGATTCCTCTGGAGCTTTCATGCCGATGAAG AAGGGTGGCAAGGAGACAATCCTGGAGGAGGAGTTGGAGTTTAAGGGGattgaggaagaggaggatgaggaggacagcCTTgctgacacagaaagaaacagtgCTGAAGGAGACAAAGAAAAGG AGAGTAAAGAAGCCATCTCTGCTGTAGGGGATGGCGAGACAAAGCCAGCatcaccctcctcttctcctccagcccactgcacCCCTCCATCTCTGGAGTCCCTACCTAGCAATGCTGGTCAAGTGGTGGACAACACTCAGCTGAGCAACAGCCACTCTGTCAAGGCCAACAGCACGCCTGGCGAAG ACGTTGCTTCCATGGGGGCCTCCAAGGCCCAGCTGAGCCCCAGCACCGCCACCTCCTCCAGCCTGCCTCCCCCACctccttcctctgctgctcctctcctccctccatctggAGGAGACACCGAGGATGATGAAGGCATGAAACACCTGCAGCAG gAGGCAGAAAAGATGGTGGCATCACTGCAGGACACCTCTTTGGAGGAGGAGTGTTTCACCCAggctctgcagcagcaggagagcagaaacacagcagctgctctGCCGCTAAATCATGAGGCCGCCATGAAGTGGTTCTACAAGGACCCCCAGGGAGAGATCCAGG GCCCTTTTACAACTGTGGAGATGTGCGAGTGGTTCCAGGCTGGCTACTTCACCATGACCCTGCTGGTGAAGCGGGGCTGTGATGAGGGCTTCCAACCCCTGGGGGACGTCATCAAGATGTGGGGCCGTGTTCCCTTCGCCCCAGGGCCCTCCCCGCCGCCCCTGCTG GGAAACCTGGACCAGGAGCGCCTGAAAAAGCAACAGGagctggcagcagcagctctttatCAACAgctccaacagcagcagctattCCAGCTCATTAACAG GTGCAGTGAGCAGGGTATGATGCCTTCGATGAACAGGTCGATGTCAGTGCCAGATACAGGGTCCATGTGGGACATGCATACCTCAGCTTCACAGCCATCAG GCGGTGAAGCCAGTCTTTGGGACATAACAATGAATCCTTCTACTCAGGGTCCAACTCTCGAACAGCTTCAGAAG CTCCAGCAAGAGAGGCGAGACGCTGAACTCAGGGCGAAGcgtgaggaggaggagcagcgtaAACgaagggaggagaagaggaggcaACAAGAGGAGCAGAAAcggagggaggaagaagagctCTTCAGGCGCAAGCAG TGTCGTCAGCAGCAGGAACTGATCATGAAATTGCTGCAGCAGACCCCCCAGCAGCAGGGACCTGGGGCAGGTGGCTCAAGTTGGAGCGGGGCTTCCTCCTCAGGGCTCAGTAAGGCAGGAAAGCCCCCGGCTCTGGCTCTGCTGGAAATGCAGCAAGAGGCAGAGAGGCtcctgaaacagcagcagcagagagcccagcagcagagagacCGC cACCCTGGTATGTCGATGGGCAGCTCCTCCATGGGAGGGCAGTGGGTGGATGGCGTTGGCATGTGGGGTGGGCCAGGCGGTATGGAGGGAAAGGGTGGTAGTGGAGGGTCTTCAGGCAGTATGGGCATGTGGGATGAGGGTGTGAAGAACCAGACCGGCCTGCGtggaaacagcaacaacaacatggGCTTGAAGAACAGCCGCAGCAGCCCCTCACTCAG TGATCAGTACATGATGCGTCGTAAGcggacggaggaggaggagaagctgctgaagctgctgcagggcATGAAGCCTCAGGACGGCTTCACCACCTGGTGTGAACAGATGCTGCACGCTCTCAACACCTCTGCCaacaactcctcctcctctctggatG TTGCCACAATTGTGGCATACCTGAAGGAGGTGGAGTCTCCCTATGCAGTGCTGGATTTCATCCGGTCCTACCTAGGGGACACAGTGGAAGCCAAAGAGTTCGCCAAACAGTTTCTGGAGCGACGTGCCAAACAGAAAGCCAACCAACAGAGACAGCAGCAACAG TTATCAAAGGAAGTGGCTGGATTGAACATGAACTTCCCTCTGCAG GACTCAATGCGAGGTATGAATCCAAGCACGCTGCAGTCCATGTTTCAGGCCAACCACATGAGCAAGGCTGGTCTCTATGACAACCAGGGggggaagatgaagaagaaacagCCCATGATGCTGCACTCTGATCCCAGCATCTTAG GGTACTCATTCCACAACACGGGCGAGTGTCTGAGCCTGAATGAGATGGAGATGGTGGAGGATTACTGA